The sequence CGCCGGAGGCAGACCAGGCCTGGTACGAGTCTGCGGAGATTCCTTCGGGGATGCCGCAGAAGGGGTCAGGGGCTCaccaggcgcgcgggcgccaaATCGAGGGAGAGCAGGGCTACCCGCCCCATTCCCGCCAGCAGCgggagggagacagaggccaGCGCGGGTGGCATCCTTCGGGGGCAGCGGGCTATTCTGTGACAGGGTGCTACGAGGGCGGACAGAGACCAAGTCCCGCCCAGAGTGCCCACGttggcgcgagagacagtgCCTGGGCTCAGGGGGGTAGCGGGGGGTATTTtgaggcgagagagccggctggaagaggaggcgagcgtgGAGACAGCGACTATGGTGTGAGGGCCGGAGCGCCCAGCAGGGGCGGGCCGCACCAGGGAAAGGAAACAGGGGGAGACTATGGGCGtcaaggagacagagggacaGGACCCGGGAacggaggcgctggagaccCGACGGCGACTGCCACACTTCGGGCCAacgcgaccggcgcgccAGGACGTGATGAGAAGGGGTTCACGGTCATCGTAACGAATGTAAGATCAGCGAGTGGTGCCTTGAGGGGCTCTTTAGCTCACAGCACGCAGCAGTACGCTGCGCGCTTCAGGCGGGGATGTTGTTGCGTGCGCCATGTCGGCGAAGCACACTGAGGGGCGGAGTCGTTTTTTTTCACGCCTCAAGAAGCCTCTCGAGAGTGGCGGAGCCGCATGCTCCGCTTTTCTCCCCAGATCGAGGCGCATATGCTTGCGATCGCCTTCAGGCAGTCGTGTCCCTGCGTGTTCGTTGCGTCGCTCTCCACGCAGGTTCCTGTCAACTTATCCGCCGCCGACCTTCACCAGGCCTTCAGCGCCGTCGGGCCGCTGGTGCGGACCGACATCATGTTAAGCTCTTCGGTGCGTGCTTCTGTGTGCGTCTTGTTCTGCGTGTTTCCGCTGTCCCTGCAGAGAAGACTCGATATAGAATTAGGGGCGCGCTGCATACCGCAGAAGGCTGCCTGTCGTGCCTGCATGCTCCCGAAGGAGAGAGTGTCCTGCTTCGTGTGACGTTTCATTTTTGACGTGGCCTCTGGCCGTTGAACAGATTAGGCGCCGTGTGGAGTGCGGCGGCGATGCACATGTTAGTTCGCGGACACGTGACATGGCACCGGTACAGCtgaaggaagcagaggcgcaAAGTAGCGACGAGATGTGCGAGCGACTCACGCAGACGGGGCTTGTGTGACGCAGTGATGCACTGACTCAGTCAGGGCCTCGTGACGAGGCCCTTCTCTTCCAGTGTGCGCTCGCGCGTTACAAAAGTGGCATGTCGCGTGGACGGTGTGTGTAGGCGAGCGTGCTTTCTGTAGGACATGCATGTGGCCGTCTCTGCCTGCAGGGGGATGGGATAGACACACGCGATGTTCCTGTGGCAAGTTCAGCACAGAGGCATCCTCCGCTGTAGCAGCAGTGCCTGACAGGGTGGGAGCATCGTACAACCTGGAGGGCGGGGCTCCAGGGAGAGGTAGACAGACCGCCAGTGAAGTCGCGGTTTAGGTTTTTAGCTAGTGCGTCGATCTGGCGCAGGAACGCAGAGTAGCTGCGAGCGCGTAAAGGCGAGTGTGCGTGCAGCTCCAGGATCAGTTCTGGGGTTGCAGCATAGTCTGTCTATCGCGtgccgaaggccgcagagggaTGATAGCAATGACAGACTAGGCAGCTGGATAGTGTGCGATCATTAGGGGGCGTAACGTCGCGTGTCCGCGCCTGCTGGTTGACTGGCGAGCATGTGGCTGGGCGGTGTGTGGAGGCATTTTTTCTTGTCGCTCTGTGTGGGTGCTGGGGCTGCTTGTAAAAGATCAAGGAACACGCATGAATCGAAGACGGTCAGCGATGTTCTAGCTAAAGGGGGGGTAGCGGGGGGCTGAGTTCATGTAGGATTTTCTGGGTAGCCCAGAATCGTTTTGACATCTCAGTACGTGGCGAATCCGGATATTAGTCGATCTAGCGCTGTTGTTCGATGGGTCGAGTCATCTCTTggcttcgctctccgccaACGACGGGCTGTTTGCGTTGGCGCGGATTTGACTCTGCGTGAACGCAATGAATGATATAGGGGGGGCCCTGCCAGCTTCAGGGTCCTCTGCATGCCCACCTGGATGGACGTAGTCACATTAGATAGAGACGTGCAGCATTCGCTGCGCTAGGGGTTGCGGGACCGCAGAACCGCGAATTCGGAATGTAGAACTGCTAAGTCTACGGCTCCACACTCTTGCCACCAAGCCGTCCTCGCTTCCTGCTGGTGTCATTCGTCGCGATGCGCGCTTCGAGCCGTGCTTTCGTGCCTGTCGCGCCAATAAATGCTTTTCCTTGACATGCGTTTCATGAGTTTTCACTAGCAGCCTGCGTGACTGTCTGTTccccgcgaggagacagaactGGATGTGCTTGCTTGTTTGTGCTGGGATGTGGTTCGCCTGCCGTGTGGGGACGGCCCTCACTTCGCGGGCTGAAGCAGAAAAGTAGCTGAGAAAGAAGTCTGGGTGTGTGTGCCTCGGCTTCTGGAGCGAGGGCGCAGGTTCGTGTTTTTCGGAGCGTTCGGGTTGCAAGCCTGAGGCATTTTGTTTCTTGCCGTTGTGTCTGTGACCACCAGGGAGAGCGCACTGGGCGCGTCTGTTTCACCTTCTCCACGCGTCaggccgccgaagacgctGTTTGTAAGCCACCAGATTTTCAGCAGAGCGTTTTGGCGCGTCGGAGTCGCATGGAAAGAGGTAGTTCTACCTTCGTCGCTGTAGCGTACACGCGTATATTTCACCGCCGTCCTGTGTCGGAGCTTGCCTAATTCGTGAACCTACCACGTGGGAAGCCAGCCGTAAGTCGCGTGCGAGTGTAATCTGGCAcgggcgcgcgtgcgtgtcATGTTCGTGACGTGTTTTCACTGGCTCATGCAGACGAGCGCGCCCGGCgggccgctgcctcttctctcgagACAGGCGTATGCAGTTTGTCTCGCTTCACGAGTGTGCTGAGTTGTCGAGTAGTGTGAATACGATTTTCTGTGACTGAATTTGCGGGTGGCGAGCCTTAAACGAGGTCTCGGACCAGAACTATAGGGGCGATTTTGGAGTCGCATGCAGGTCACCTGTGTGAGATGTAGCCTCAGCGCGGTCTTTTGCCTTCGTTTTCGCGCATATCACCAGGTGACCTCTAGTCAAGAAGTATCTGTCGACGTGCATCTACATTGATCGCTTGTGTGCtgcgcctcccccgccctcccccccccccccaaccccgcccgcccgccccgTCCCACATACGCCTTCCACTGCTGCATTGTCAGCTCGTGTTCATGGCACGGCGATGGAAAGAAAGCGTGCACGCGCATTCGCATTATTTTCTGTTTTTCGATCTCCTAGCGTGATGGTCGCTCATCTCAAACGAAGGTGTTTGTCCCTGCGACAGCAGGGTTCGACgtgcggcgccaggcgctgccagctgcgggcgcgttctgccgcgcgagccATAGATGGCATCCGTTCTCGTGTTCCCaggtcgcgcctctgcagcaggccAGCTCCATTTGTGCGTCAGTTTTTCTTAGCAGGTTGCTGTGATTCGCACGTTGCTGGGTTCATCCCTCGTCTCGTTCGTGTGCTGGTGTTGTGAGAAGCCGAGGCAGGGAACGATGTCGTGTCGTCAACTGGCTGTGCCCCGGGCCGCACACTGTTTCGGCCCTGTCAGACCCGTTCCAGCTAGCCGTGTTGGTCTGGTCACACCGTTCATGCGTCTGTGCTCGCAGCTCGTTTCGATGGCGGGGACCTGAACGGCAGATGCATCCGCGTCTTCATGGAGTagttcgtctcctcttcaaCGCGTGAGAAACATTCGCGGTCAAGCACGGTCAGGCGAGAGGTCCTcttcgcgcatgcagccgtcGAGGCTGTCCAGCAGCATCCATATACCACTCAAGGGAACTCTAGTTTGCGCCCGAGGCTACTGCCGTTTCAACGGGGTTCACAGACAGGAAAGCGGGCTGCGCTGggatgcagcggcgcgctcaAATCAATGCAAAGACAAAGGAGACTTCAGTGGTGGACGTCATCACTGATGATGCAACATGGGGGTGCGGTTGGGCATGAAGAAATGGCGAAGGGTGTTGACAGAGGGTGTGTGTGGCAGTGTTGAGAGCTGTGTATTCGGAACGTCGAAGCTTTCTGTGCAAAATTTATTTCGTGGTTATTTTATGTCAGTGATGCCGATGCCATCGCTTGCGCGTACGCTTGGAGGTTGGGAGTTTGGGCAGTTGAAGACGTGCTTTGTGTTCGACGCTGTCTCGTTTTTTCACCTCGGATGGTCCTTTCGCAGGAGGGGTGGTATGGCGGAGAAGAGTCGGTGGGTGCGACGGCAAAATTGTATGTTGTGGAGTGTACGTATTGACACGTATGGAAGAGGAGATGTGGCGACAGACTTCATAGCAAGCAATTCAAAAAGCCAAATATTATGGAGAGGCGGGTAGGGGAACGGAAACGAAAAGATTGTTGCAGTGAGCTAGTCAATGATTTTGCGGTGAATGTTCAAAAGGCGAATAGGAGTTACACTTACGCGTTCGAGAACGAAGACTTGGTCTTCGCTTCTCTGTCATTTTCTGGGATATATGGAATCTTGAGTGAACGTGTTGTCAGCGCCTACCTGCATTTCTTCTCTGATGATCTGTTCGGTACAGTGAgcttttttctgcgcagCAATGGAACGGGCTTGTTGTACCAGAACAGACATGTATAGCGGTTTTTTGTGAACATGGCAATGGACACTCGACACTAGCAACGTGGGACGATAAGTTGCACTGCGGTGGAGCACACGTGGTTGCGGTGGTAGTTTCCAGTGTCGGGTGTGCGAGTGCCGCGGCATACCGCAGAGTAGCCGCAAGGGTCAGCGGCAACAGGGCACGGGAGTAGCGAACCGCGAGTTTGTGAATTGTACGACGGTTCGTCAAGTCTCCACGCTGCGACCTGATCCAGTGCAACAAGAGGCAGAGCCCCATATATAAAGCAAAGATTATTGGTTTGCGCTCTGCTGAGCTGGGAGCTACAGTGAACTACTTTTCCAAGGGGGCGGGTGAAGCACGGCCGCTCAAAAGAGAATTGAACGGAAGCTttgccttcgccgcttctgTGTTGTTCCAAGGGAATTGAACGGTTCCGCTGCGGAACTGCATTTTTCCGCGGTGCGCGAATCTCGACATGTGTCTGTTCTTGAGCGACGTACCCGCTTTCCAATAGCCCGATTGGGCGCCTTCCCAATCACACCGATACCTTGTGCCCTTAGGGCTCATACGATGCACGATACTACCGTGTGCTAAGATGGCACACACTGAGGGGAGAGAATGCATTTGCCGGTTTGCGTATGACTGCGGTGTTTTTCCGGGACTACAGTGAATGTCCGTTGCAATACCGCCGAGGCACCCCACGACGGTAGTTTCGTAGGGGGATGCAAGGCATCGGCCCATGTCGCCACCTCAAGGCTCCCGGTCACGTGACCGTGCGTTGCCACAAGTAGGAAACCCAGAGGTTTTGTACTTTGTAGAACTGCACGCTCACTTCTCTCTCGGAGTCGTAGAGTAACGCAGTAAGCCCGATGTCTATCTATCAGTAGGGGGCCATCGCCGGAACAGCGGATGCTTTCCCAGAGAGCGACTCACAAATCGATTCGCTGctgctccccccccccttcccctgCCGGTCTGTGGTCGAGCAAGCCTTCAGCGTCTGTCAGGTTGACGCCTACGCAGAAGTACGTTGTTCAAGAGCTCTCCATCGTACTAGGTTATGTTGGTAGGCGGCGGCATTCGGTCGCAAGCTGGATATGACTCTTATCTCCGACaaggggagggggaggcaaGCGCCTACCGTAccatctgcagcagcgagttGTGGACTCTCGGTCACCGGAAGAGATGCCGCTGTTTGCCATCCGCACCCGGCGCTGTTCGAGAGAGACGGACGGCCCTTCTGCAGGCGTAGAGGTGGGAGGCGGGTCGGGAATTCGCGACGCATCGTACGAGACACTGCAGCCCTTAAGTAGCACGGTTTCTGACCCCACTCTGTGAGGCTAAAATCTACACGCAAGTATGGTGCACACAGGGGCCCTCGCCGAAGGTCGATGATGGGAATTTTTTTCGCGACAGCGCCTTGAAGAACAATGTCGCAGCGTGACGGCACAGCGCCAGTGAGGAAACATCTGTATCCGTCCGCGGTGGTGGACCTGCGGAGgcgtggcgctcgcgccccCCTAGTGCCTCGATCATCGTCGACTCAGATTGGGCACGGCATTGCGAGTAGCTGTGTGTAGTCGTCGTAGGTAAGTGAAGGGAACACCAGTGGGTCCTAGGATGATGAAAATCTTTCCTTCTGAGTTACGATCCATGCGGTCCCTTGTGTAAACGCAGCGGTCGCATCCGAGGAGTGGCAAGCCTGCCTCGCGAGCTAGCGGACCGGCAACTGCCTgtcggcgaggccgcagccaaCCACCTCATGAGAAGCTATTTTATGGCGCTTGAAGACACGCCTGGCGCTTTTTTGCTCATCAGAAACTATAGGGCAAGCTGCCACAGACAAACTCTTTACTCTGGGATGTTGCGCATCTTCCGCGGCACGTGAGTGTTTTTAACCCCGTGTTGCGAATGTGTGCACTGCAGATCCGCGGCGCAAGACACAGTTCGCCTGGCAACGTGGCTTACCTGCCGACCACGTGAAGTTAGCGCGCACCGCAGCGAGAGGGAAGCGTTTTGACCTCAGCCAGCTGCTAGGCCCTGGATCCACTCAGTTTGCTGGAACATATCTTTCGTGTTTCGGAGGCAATGTTTGGCTTGAAAAATCACTATATGTGCGAGGCGTTGCACTCTCCTGGTGTTTTTGTTGGGCTGCCCACCGGCGGGACGGGGAAGCCTCGAGACACCCATCGCGCGGTCTTTGCCCTGCGGTGGCTGCGTGAGTGCAAAGTCGCCCCTCGTCAATATGCGGCTGTACCGATGGAAATATGAATCCGGTGAAGTGCACTTCGACTTTGATCTTGTCGATATAGCGGTCCCATCCTCTGTCCAGTCTATTTTGCAAGTTGTCGAGTCCTGTTCATGCGTAGCGCTGTCGACGCCGATGAACTAGACATGGCATGCGGCAAGCAAGCCAAGGTCTCGTTCATGTCTGTTGAAACTTGGCGCCACGCCAAATGAGGTTATCTAGTGACGGGACGTAGTGTGAACAGTTCGGAAtctgcgtctctttcttcttaCTAAGCGTGTACCGTGCGTGGTGAATACGTGTCAAGACGTCGTCGTCAGGGACGGAACTCCAACTGGGGGTCGCCGGGAGAGGTCGTTGTGAACTCCACGGAAGCAACAAATGGGGAAACTTGAACGGCGGAACTGACCGCCCGCCACATACAGAGGTATTTCGTTGTGTCTCCTGGCGCGGTACCATTGTATGTGAGCGCTTTGTGCTGGCTTCTGAACTCGTCTGTTAACACCTCACCGGCTACTTGCACTACACCCGCCAAGCACGACCACAGCCGTGGTGCGCGAGAACGATAAACCGCAACGCCTTACCCATTTTTGAAGAGTTTCCGGTTGTGCCTGTTTCACTCGGCGTAGGGAGGTGGTCAGGTGGCAGGGGTGCCCCTCTGGTCTGCCTTCCAACTGCGTCAGgtggtttttttttttttttttaccGAGTGCAAGATGATGCCCCGTGCTTGTCGTCGCGTCCCCCCTCCCACAGAGCGACCGGTCCTTCTTCAGGCCCGGAAATAACGACGTTTCTGCTTAGAAGGAGGTTGCCTCGCCAATGCATGCGTAGGTCTCCGAGCTTGCCCTTCATACGTGTCAGCGTCTCCCTTCTTCCTTGTGTATCCACGCTGCGTAAGCACGGCCTGCAGTATCACCGTCAAGCCGAATCCTCAGTTTTCTTAGAGAGGGTTCCTGCTTCTAGTCTTGCCGACTGCTGTATCACTACCTGGCGCCATGGACGGCCTCACCCCCGTCCCCGTCTCAGCCCTACCACCGACTGCGCCTTCGTTTGATGTTCGCGGGTCGCCTGATATCTCTACAAAATGCTTCGTAGCTTCCGATGAGAACTCCCTTTCGACAGACTGCGGCCCTCCAACGTCACCTCATTTCGGgcctcctgcgtcgccgccttccaggGGTCTGAGTAGAGAAGCTGaagcgccttcgtcctccttcttccAGGGCGTCGCACAGGGCGGGGCTTCTGCTGGCTGCGCCACGGGAGGTCGGGATCTATCCGCTGTTGACCGGTCATGCGTCCTACAAGACCGCCCCAGTGCCGCCGTCGAGGGCGATAGCGAAGGGGCCCCAGCGGCAATGAACCGTTTTGAGGCGGTCTCCGCCTACTCTCATTCACGTCACCTCCCGGCAAATTCGCAagctcgaggctgcggatcTCGTGGTTCAGTGCCGCACACCCTTACCACGAGTGTCTCACCGTCTGCACTCCCGTCGCCACAGGAGAACCCTGTGGGGTACCGAAACTTGGAATTGTTTGTCTCGACTCTCTTGCACCAGTGCGAGTCCGCTATGGCGCGTCAgcgtcgcgcctcagcgacatgtctcttctttgcgctccaccgcgccgcctcctcttccagaGCGCGCCTTCTGAAATGGGCCTGCACGCGCTGGCAGGTCAACACGTCCCTGGCGTCCTTCTCAGAAGGAAGCAGCTCCTCGGCGTACGCTCCTCTTGGTGACCGTCCTGCTTCCGCACTGAGCCACCTCTCGTGGAAgaccgcgcggccgcagacagaTCCCGTCGACGGAGGGCTTTCTCGCATGGTCGATGAAAggagtctctctctgcttgttCGGCACTTCAATCCTGACCTCCtatctgcgcctcgcgccggggCCTCAACGTCGTCCTCGACCGCAGGCCagctcgcagcgccgctccctcgtcaagcggcggagggcgcgcccgTTCTTGGCTCGAAAGAGGCTCGGCGGCCGACCCCGCCAGAGAGTGTCAtcagagacagccgcgatGCCGGAAAATACTGCAGCATCGGCAAACCAGCCAGTGTTCTCGGAGCAGGCCTTGTAGCGGAACGCGCCCTCCCATGCGTGCCTGCTGACTCCCCTGATCGGGGAAGCTTGCCCCCTAGAAGCGCGTCAATCGGAGTGCAGTCGTCTGTTCCTCTCGCCAGCGCGTGGAGCAGGAGCTGGCTGAGCGCCAGGAGCACTTCTGGGAGCTCTTTGGGAGGAAGCTGCAGCGTTCGGAGCTCGCAAGCCCTTTCACTTGGGAGGCCGACGCCGGAAGACCTAGTTCTGTGCCTGCTGGAGCTGGGTGATGGAGTGCCCAACGCCCTTGCTGCAAAGCTCTCTCAGGGGACaaggaaggcgcagaggctgagGGAAGCAGGCTCAGGCACCACAGACCTTCTCAATGCTGTGGCGTCCGCGTTGGTGCGATCCGAAAGCGAAAAACCGGTCTGTGAAGCGGTGGCGCCAAGAGAGCGGGCGGTGGCGCCGGTTGCGGCGAATCGCGGAGGGGGGGCACCCTCTCGAGGCACTGTGCCCAGCCGCCACCCGAAAAACGCGGAGACTTGCTATGGAACTCGACTCGAAGCGAGGCGGGAAGTGAAGAAATTGGGAGGAGGCACTAACCGCCGATCCGGGCCCTCTGCGCGAGAGGAGCAGGTGgaggctcgcgggcgcgtttGCGCGGACGCTGGGGGACGTGGCATGGGGAATGGAGCATCAGACTGGATACGGAATACTGACTGGTCTCGACGAGACTCCCGCCTTTTGTAAGTCTTGGGGGTCGGAAGCTAAGCCTAGTAGAAATGTCGAGGCTTGCAAAAttcgaggaggacgcgggctTTCTCTCGTTTGCAGGGCATCGGTGCATCTCACTGCGGAGCGGTACATCTCCATGCGGCTCCTCTTTGCCTGTTTTCGTTTTCTGTTCAGGCTGCCAGCTGTTGCCGCATCTTTGCTAACGCTGGACTACGAGAGCTTCATTTCGTCCACCCTGTGCGGGGATGCTCCAGCCCAAGGGGCCGCAGATTCGCCTCCTTCTGTGTCAACATCTCCAACGTGACTCTTTTGGACTTTTTCCGGCGCAGAGCAGGGCAttgctgcgctgcgccgcgagtctGTGTCAATGTAACTACCGTCTCCTGGAAGACTAAAAACAGTGCCCGCTTGTAGTAACCAGCCAcccgctctctgcgtgtgctggCCATTCCTCTCAGAGAGCACATTTTTGTCATTGCATGCGGCACTTCCGTTCTGTCCCGGCTCAGCTCTCCCATCTTCGGAGTTCGTGTCCAGCAACTGGCGTAGCCGTGACCGGAAAGTGCCCCGTAAACCCTAAGTTCTATGCTGTTCTCAAACGTGTCGCACAGTCAaaggctgcagcggaggaaTACGAAGTACGGCGGCCGCAGTCcagaggcgagcagcagacgcatAGTGCTTTGAAGCCTGGGAAGTGAATAAGCTGCACACTGGCACGTAGAACAAACCTCCACCAACTGGCATTTCACATGTAgggcagagagaaaggcaTCCCGAAAAGACACGATTCACTTCACAGCGCTGGATTATTGGAGGTGGCCTCTTATGGAACCCCATTTGCGCGTTGGAACAACGCTCCAGCAAACGGTGGCGCCCAAGGCACAAGGGCAATCCTCTGCAGAAAACACGTTCTGCGCCAAGAAACGTGTCAGAGAGTCTTCCTTGCGAATGAAAATCTAATTTCAAGGCCTGAGCAATCATGTTCCATAGATCTAGCCGTCCACAGGAACCTATAGGAAAACACATTAACACTTCCACCGTGCCGATGGACTGAGGTCGCTCTCACCTCGAGTATCCGTTACGGGGTGTGACAATTCCGTGAGGCCGTCCTGGTGGTACACCGGCAGCCGATTGTATGATATGAAGCACCACTCCGTTTGGACATTGGACAGTGCTGCAGGAAATGGATCCTCCGGTAAGCGACGGGTTTCTGTGTCTGGCGTGAAAACCCCTGGGTTCTGCTCAGAGATGTCTCTACGAACAGCTGCTTCTCGGGGAAAATGGCCCTCCACGACATCAGCGACAGCCGTTTTGATCCCGCCGACCTATGATTAATAACGAGTGGTAAATTGACGGTGCGACTGTGGTCTCACACCTATGTGGAAGAGCCAGAGCGCGAGCCTTCCGCAGTGACTCGCGCGCTGTCAGGCCAGTGCGCGATACAGCATTTGTTAAATAATTCGTGAGAGTTTCATTCAGCggtttctctgcctcctgaGGGCCTCCCGTTCACCCACACGTTTGCATCGGTCCAGGAGATGTGACAAAGCGAACGAAAAGCGTTTGGACGGGACGAAGAAACTTCTATGGCGACAAAACGCTCCAGGAGAACTCTCCGTAGAATGGAGCTGCATGCAAATGATCGCTAGACTTCTTGCTCATAGGGACTCCCGCTAACATGGGCTTGCTTTAGGCTTGCGGAAAACGTATCGATGCGCCACAGCCTCaaacgcgccgcggccgagaaGGGACGTCTTTGGGCGCTTTCAGGAAGGGCGGCACGGACCAGCACACTCCCAGAGCAAAGATCCAGCTGAAAATGAAAAGCTACCTGCGACCCTGTCCACAGAAACCTATGGAAGGCCGAGGAGTGGGGCCTGCGCGTGCCGAAACGCACGAGCTACGTCGCCTGTGGATGGGCACGGCGGAGCTACGCGAAATGGAATCGCGTTCGTCTGCGGAGTCGCAGATCAGAGAAAGAGGTCATCCGCGACAGGCTGAACGACCGCGTTGCAGCGTCCCTCCAGGAACTTGAAATATCCGTTGGTGCAAGAGCGATACATGTCCGTCATATTCCGAATGACCGTAAACCCGTCTTCGGGCTCGCCGGCCGTTGTCGTTTCTCCGTTCGTCTCCTTGCTCGTTTTctggccttcgcctccttcgctgtcCTTTCTAGAAGTTTTCGCgtccgtcgctgccgcgtccgcgcccatgtcgcttctcttctcggcctcgcgctgccgctgaaaCAGACACGCCACAACAgacctcgcgccgcagccgcccagctgcccccccctctccgtTTTTCCTGTTTTCTGTGAAGCAGGGAGCTGGTGAACGACGCAGCCGAACCTGCAGAAACggcggagagaaaagagcCAGAGCAACGCCGAAAGAGGTGTACACAGCCGGTGAACCAAAGCGCAAGACAACCGCAGAGCCGggtcgcgaccgcgccgtCAGCTCTCTGCCGACGCCACATTTGGACATCGCGATACAGCGCGCGTGCAAATCGCAGGTGAAAAAAGGGAATTCACGACGCAGGCGTTTAGAATGCGTGGGTTCGCAGTTTTTTGGCAtggcgcgagaggaggattTCCTCCGGGctacgcgcgcgagggagaagcgTAGGAACAGCGGCGGAAGGTGAGAACATGGAGCTGGCAGGTCGAGGCGGATAAGGGCTGGGGCTACAAGCACTCTTGTAAGCCGTGGCACAGAAGTCTGACAAGGAGGGCTATTTAGCATCTGGAGGTCGGAGCGGCGTATCGATCAAGGAGGAAATGGGTCTCTGcacttccttctctcttgtTTCCTTACTTGCGGATCGCTTGGGCGACTTTTGTTTGCTCGGCGAGAAAATCCTTCAAGCTCATGTGCTGGAGCCTCAGTCCGGCTTCgtggcctccgcgctgcagctgcttctcccccGTCGTTTCCGATCCACCAGATTTCCTTCCGCCCTTATTCAGCCCTCCGCACTGAGAGAAcgcaagcgccgcagagacctTCGCTCGTCCATCTGCTC is a genomic window of Besnoitia besnoiti strain Bb-Ger1 chromosome IV, whole genome shotgun sequence containing:
- a CDS encoding hypothetical protein (encoded by transcript BESB_053880), translating into MDGLTPVPVSALPPTAPSFDVRGSPDISTKCFVASDENSLSTDCGPPTSPHFGPPASPPSRGLSREAEAPSSSFFQGVAQGGASAGCATGGRDLSAVDRSCVLQDRPSAAVEGDSEGAPAAMNRFEAVSAYSHSRHLPANSQARGCGSRGSVPHTLTTSVSPSALPSPQENPVGYRNLELFVSTLLHQCESAMARQRRASATCLFFALHRAASSSRARLLKWACTRWQVNTSLASFSEGSSSSAYAPLGDRPASALSHLSWKTARPQTDPVDGGLSRMVDERSLSLLVRHFNPDLLSAPRAGASTSSSTAGQLAAPLPRQAAEGAPVLGSKEARRPTPPESVIRDSRDAGKYCSIGKPASVLGAGLVAERALPCVPADSPDRGSLPPRSASIGVQSSVPLASAWSRSWLSARSTSGSSLGGSCSVRSSQALSLGRPTPEDLVLCLLELGDGVPNALAAKLSQGTRKAQRLREAGSGTTDLLNAVASALVRSESEKPVCEAVAPRERAVAPVAANRGGGAPSRGTVPSRHPKNAETCYGTRLEARREVKKLGGGTNRRSGPSAREEQVEARGRVCADAGGRGMGNGASDWIRNTDWSRRDSRLLLPAVAASLLTLDYESFISSTLCGDAPAQGAADSPPSVSTSPT